Proteins from one Monodelphis domestica isolate mMonDom1 chromosome 6, mMonDom1.pri, whole genome shotgun sequence genomic window:
- the C6H4orf54 gene encoding uncharacterized protein C4orf54 homolog isoform X1, translating into MLSLHFWVSPGRATDAAPSVTNGIRSHSCSQCQANNCTGKLSYKTLAAIAAGAAGPPAQTTTATSATPSRGLPISLGFAQAPPQGLKKLKLSAAAASPAGGAVQARGSFLQATLRPRGSRSRIQDTSSSHHCLLLSLRPGEGISMEVTTPDPAGLPKLSEIEDGEGSRQGSLKQQQQPKLPKPSGEAKYVEICGPAGAVRESPGSLSLALEGGPEKPESRASSPVDESPAPTPRTPTSQELASFQLSCSPGGSKSFTSFSSASSSSPATDKVGEACSPHLDDPTTSRGGPASLSSSLGFESESGEGSDSETSCPEDYNPAHQPRGGEGGKTRGEAGRGGPAGFRATPAKAQGHSHPPPREEAHYITTHEIQLSEVEQDTDFDLGLASRWDFEDNNVIYSFVDYASFGGSDETPGDTTTPTEDSCYLSTGPSTSATRSPTPISSEPGQATTANDNGQDTSSTEVGSTFSESDTDSVAAATPPGEPPGETQKAVPAVAAAAAAAAAAAAPSSCGNAPGQIRLSIKPTSRAINEPSNVRAKQNIIHAAKHEGEMSLRVSAAADHSSSLPKPHSAAATAPDHAKKFIALPARLQTRCGAIRAKELVDYSSGASSAVSELDDADKEVRNLTSRAFRSLAYPYFEALNISSRASSTALSDVGFGRWSTFLDLKCGGLGARVEQSLLKNSAASVAAGLRKGTGARPSADQLYIQSKKSQTKALEFVVSKVDGEITHVETPLCFQKQVQSGSRVVTLLETLNLRSESKASSAAGGLRKGPSKAPGSVYTDDGLETSESSKPSSRAEGTQKKSKFASSLLKNVISKKMQREQEFKMERGEVSDTSHRKNTSGSSREPEDPSGWEKPPEKGLQRQSSHYSEASSEYTVVSVSDAGEDTPVSENKSPVFQASSPRESNASSSRPSADRRPEEVCGIKKSASETVKGIFLRSQNSAFRSWKEKEAEKLEEKAPIRKLKLSRGGDWRADLGEISASKSTIMSRLFVPHIQHTPKDKQPGKQATKYPTAQTTSTAVVKPKVPEIKIRLGSVQEPSADFNIAKLLTPKLAGGSSTSTLFRTIEDNTRAQQKLFRGDNLEKVPQFQVRDVRDKSKTQGPLHQVRDVRKLIKGSGESSDKGSVTPEQGSSGPKPRQLSAAGSGGPKSLSPMVITCQAVASHREEGMDRDLRDNLGKTAVRALRSSSPEGTVLVHRASGRLPVATIAPNKTEQGSHLPVLKIVSKTSAQRTPEKPKEEEAKEEVKVPKPSRNALEKLTAAVRSMEELYSFNRYEWKRKSDPLPMMTDSHVLSLIESEEREGSGGEVGKPAKRLGEVEERGPGGKSGVVMRGVAPERLQRRNSNPSAESVSARAAAFENMARERPRSLYIPPAHKDVERTQPLQPLPPLPSTRNTFTVSTQKTAVVAGGVAGKFPQGPAQESSSLAKGIKTQGLRSLKISPATRTLPAEATSKKLGSDGEKGLDSASSDSGNYLTSPLKGNVGGAEVPGRAGAAASSAATLCSLPPLSARSQVPSSAKGAQSSGVSRPSWRNKTDNARDPATTAPTVPQTPEHPPTAVYHQQSLPFTLHGAQPQVLCFSPPSISAPPPAAAAPGPTDPFQQPQPQQTQRKMLLDLTTGQYYLVDTPVQPMTRRLFDPETGQYVDVPMTSQQPAVAPMSLPVPPLAMSPSAYGPTYMIYPGFLPPMLPHNALQPTTLAHAPGGSELSPMTRDPSGKDAVAPRDMAFAETPYFIAMGQPPSTSSSGPAATSQLVGAKGFAQVHGKPVISITSQPLGPRIITPPSFDGTTMSFVVEHR; encoded by the coding sequence ATGCTTTCCCTTCATTTCTGGGTGTCTCCGGGTCGGGCTACAGATGCTGCTCCTTCTGTTACCAATGGCATTCGGTCTCATAGCTGCAGCCAGTGCCAAGCCAACAACTGTACGGGAAAGCTCAGCTACAAGACCCTGGCAGCTATCGCGGCAGGAGCAGCAGGCCCCCCAGCACAGACCACTACAGCCACCTCCGCCACCCCATCCAGGGGCCTTCCTATCTCCCTTGGGTTTGCCCAGGCCCCGCCACAGGGGCTAAAGAAGTTGAAGCTCTCAGCCGCAGCAGCGTCCCCAGCTGGGGGGGCAGTCCAGGCACGTGGGTCCTTTCTCCAGGCAACTCTTCGTCCCAGAGGGAGCCGGAGCAGGATCCAAGACACCTCCAGCTCTCACCACTGCCTCCTCCTGTCACTGCGGCCTGGGGAAGGGATCAGTATGGAAGTGACCACTCCTGACCCAGCGGGGCTGCCCAAACTGAGTGAGATCGAGGATGGGGAGGGCAGCAGACAAGGCAGCCTCAAGCAACAACAGCAGCCCAAGCTTCCAAAGCCATCCGGAGAAGCCAAATATGTGGAGATCTGTGGCCCTGCTGGAGCAGTCAGAGAAAGCCCTGGGTCTTTGAGCTTAGCTCTAGAGGGTGGCCCTGAGAAGCCAGAGAGCAGAGCTAGCAGCCCCGTGGATGAGTCCCCTGCCCCCACTCCCCGGACTCCTACCTCCCAGGAACTTGCCAGCTTCCAGCTCTCCTGCAGCCCCGGGGGTTCCaagtcttttacttctttctcctctgcctcctcttcctccccagcAACGGACAAGGTAGGGGAAGCCTGCTCTCCCCACCTGGATGACCCGACCACATCCAGGGGTGGGCCAGCCTCATTGTCTTCTTCCTTAGGTTTCGAGAGTGAGAGCGGTGAGGGCAGTGACAGTGAAACCAGCTGCCCTGAGGATTACAACCCAGCCCACCAGCCCAGAGGGGGTGAAGGAGGAAAAACCAGAGGAGAAGCAGGAAGAGGAGGACCAGCAGGGTTCAGGGCCACCCCTGCCAAGGCCCAGGGCCACAGCCACCCCCCACCGCGAGAGGAGGCTCACTATATCACCACCCATGAGATCCAGCTGAGTGAAGTCGAACAGGACACAGACTTTGACCTCGGATTGGCCTCCCGCTGGGACTTCGAGGACAACAACGTGATCTACTCATTCGTTGACTACGCTTCCTTTGGTGGCAGCGATGAGACCCCCGGGGACACCACGACCCCGACGGAAGACAGCTGCTACCTGAGCACCGGCCCCAGCACCAGTGCCACCAGGTCTCCCACCCCCATTAGCAGTGAGCCAGGGCAGGCCACCACAGCCAACGACAACGGCCAGGACACCAGCAGCACTGAAGTGGGCAGCACCTTCTCTGAAAGCGACACCGATTCTGTGGCTGCCGCTACCCCCCCAGGCGAGCCCCCAGGCGAGACCCAGAAGGCAGTtccagcagtagcagcagcagcagcagcagcagcagcagcagcagccccaAGCAGCTGTGGGAATGCTCCAGGCCAGATCCGCCTATCAATCAAACCAACTTCCCGGGCTATAAATGAGCCTAGCAACGTGCGGGCAAAGCAAAACATTATTCACGCTGCCAAGCATGAAGGCGAAATGAGCCTCCGAGTCTCCGCAGCTGCTGACCACAGTTCAAGCTTGCCCAAGCCGCACTCAGCTGCAGCCACAGCTCCAGACCATGCTAAGAAGTTTATCGCCCTACCTGCCCGCCTGCAGACCAGGTGCGGCGCCATCCGCGCCAAAGAGCTGGTGGATTACTCCAGCGGCGCGTCCAGTGCAGTCAGCGAACTGGACGATGCAGATAAGGAGGTCCGCAACCTGACTTCCCGAGCCTTCCGCAGCCTGGCTTACCCTTACTTTGAGGCCCTCAACATCAGCTCCAGAGCCTCCTCCACAGCCCTCTCAGACGTTGGCTTCGGGCGCTGGTCCACCTTCTTGGACTTAAAATGCGGGGGTCTCGGAGCCAGAGTGGAGCAGAGCCTGCTCAAGAACAGTGCGGCCTCTGTGGCTGCGGGCTTGCGCAAGGGCACTGGGGCCAGGCCCTCGGCAGACCAACTCTATATCCAGTCCAAGAAGTCCCAGACCAAGGCCCTGGAGTTTGTGGTCAGCAAAGTGGATGGGGAGATCACCCACGTGGAGACACCGCTGTGCTTTCAGAAACAGGTCCAAAGTGGCTCCCGCGTTGTCACCCTTTTGGAGACACTAAATTTACGCAGCGAGAGCAAAGCGAGCTCTGCTGCTGGGGGCTTGAGAAAAGGCCCCAGCAAAGCCCCAGGGTCAGTTTACACAGATGATGGCTTGGAGACCTCAGAAAGCAGCAAGCCTTCCTCTCGGGCCGAAGGAACACAGAAGAAGTCCAAATTTGCTTCCAGCCTTCTCAAAAATGTCATCTCCAAGAAAATGCAGAGGGAGCAGGAGTTCAAAATGGAGAGAGGGGAAGTCTCAGACACATCTCACAGGAAGAACACCTCTGGCTCCTCCAGGGAGCCCGAGGATCCCTCGGGTTGGGAGAAGCCACCTGAGAAGGGTCTGCAAAGACAGAGCTCCCATTACTCAGAGGCCAGTTCTGAGTACACTGTGGTGAGTGTCTCAGATGCTGGTGAGGACACTCCAGTCTCTGAAAACAAATCTCCAGTTTTTCAAGCGAGCTCTCCCCGGGAAAGCAATGCCAGCTCCAGCCGACCCAGTGCTGACCGCCGGCCGGAAGAAGTGTGTGGGATTAAGAAGAGTGCCTCCGAAACGGTCAAGGGCATCTTTCTGCGCAGCCAGAACAGTGCGTTTAGGTCCTGGAAGGAGAAGGAGGCTGAGAAACTGGAGGAGAAGGCCCCCATCCGGAAACTGAAGCTCTCCAGAGGTGGGGACTGGAGAGCTGACCTTGGGGAGATTTCAGCCAGCAAGTCCACAATCATGTCCCGCCTCTTCGTCCCCCACATCCAGCACACTCCCAAAGACAAGCAGCCAGGAAAGCAGGCCACCAAATATCCTACGGCTCAGACTACCTCCACAGCTGTGGTCAAGCCCAAAGTCCCTGAAATCAAGATCCGCCTGGGCAGCGTACAGGAGCCCAGTGCCGACTTTAATATAGCCAAGTTACTCACCCCAAAGTTGGCAGGCGGCAGTAGCACGTCAACCCTTTTTAGGACCATCGAGGACAACACCAGAGCGCAGCAGAAGCTTTTCAGGGGGGACAACTTGGAAAAGGTGCCCCAGTTCCAGGTCCGGGATGTAAGGGATAAGTCCAAGACTCAAGGGCCACTCCACCAGGTGAGAGATGTCAGGAAATTGATAAAAGGATCTGGGGAAAGCAGTGATAAAGGAAGTGTGACCCCAGAACAGGGAAGCTCGGGACCCAAACCCAGGCAGCTCTCGGCTGCAGGCAGCGGTGGGCCTAAGTCCCTGTCCCCAATGGTGATCACGTGCCAGGCTGTAGCCAGCCATAGAGAAGAAGGCATGGACCGAGATCTAAGAGATAACCTGGGGAAAACTGCCGTCAGGGCCCTTCGCTCTTCTTCTCCAGAAGGGACAGTCCTAGTTCACAGGGCTTCTGGCCGCTTACCTGTGGCTACCATTGCTCCCAATAAAACTGAACAGGGTTCCCACCTGCCTGTCCTAAAGATCGTCTCCAAGACATCTGCCCAGAGGACACCAGAAAAGCCCAAAGAAGAAGAGGCCAAGGAGGAGGTCAAAGTCCCGAAGCCCTCCCGCAATGCCCTGGAGAAGCTCACAGCGGCGGTGAGATCCATGGAGGAACTGTATAGCTTCAATAGGTATGAATGGAAACGCAAGAGTGACCCATTGCCCATGATGACTGACAGTCACGTGCTGTCCCTCATTGAGAGTGAAGAACGGGAAGGAAGTGGAGGGGAGGTAGGAAAGCCAGCCAAGAGGTTGGGCGAGGTAGAAGAACGAGGACCAGGGGGGAAGAGCGGGGTGGTCATGAGGGGGGTGGCCCCTGAACGCCTTCAGCGGAGAAACTCCAACCCCAGTGCTGAAAGCGTGTCCGCCAGGGCTGCAGCCTTCGAGAACATGGCTAGGGAAAGGCCCCGATCCCTCTACATTCCCCCAGCTCACAAAGACGTGGAGAGGACCCAACCTCTGCAGCCCTTACCTCCCTTACCTAGCACTCGAAATACCTTCACAGTAAGTACTCAGAAAACAGCTGTGGTGGCAGGCGGGGTCGCAGGCAAGTTCCCTCAAGGACCTGCCCAGGAAAGTTCTTCCTTGGCAAAAGGGATCAAGACCCAGGGGCTCCGATCCCTAAAGATCTCTCCAGCCACCCGAACACTGCCAGCTGAAGCCACTAGCAAGAAACTCGGCAGCGATGGGGAGAAGGGCTTGGACTCAGCCAGCAGTGACAGTGGGAACTACCTGACCAGCCCTCTCAAAGGGAACGTGGGGGGTGCCGAGGTACCTGGAAGAGCTGGAGCCGCGGCTTCTTCTGCTGCCACCCTCTGTAGCCTGCCGCCCTTGAGTGCCCGCAGCCAGGTCCCCAGCAGTGCCAAGGGTGCCCAGAGCAGTGGGGTCAGCCGGCCCAGCTGGCGTAATAAGACAGATAATGCTCGAGACCCGGCCACCACTGCCCCGACGGTACCTCAGACCCCTGAGCATCCCCCTACAGCTGTCTATCACCAGCAGTCACTGCCCTTCACCCTACATGGGGCCCAACCACAGGTACTGTGCTTCTCCCCTCCCAGCATCTCTGCCCCACCCCCTGCAGCAGCAGCTCCAGGCCCAACAGACCCCTTCCAGCAGCCACAGCCTCAGCAAACTCAGAGAAAGATGCTACTCGATCTGACCACTGGCCAGTACTACCTGGTAGACACGCCAGTTCAACCCATGACAAGGCGGCTATTTGATCCAGAGACTGGGCAGTATGTAGATGTCCCCATGACCTCTCAGCAGCCAGCAGTGGCTCCCATGTCCCTCCCGGTCCCCCCTTTAGCTATGAGCCCCAGTGCCTATGGCCCCACCTACATGATCTACCCTGGGTTCCTGCCCCCGATGCTGCCCCACAATGCCCTGCAGCCAACAACCCTAGCCCATGCTCCTGGAGGGAGTGAGCTCTCTCCCATGACTAGAGACCCCTCTGGCAAAGATGCAGTAGCCCCCAGAGATATGGCTTTTGCTGAGACCCCGTATTTCATTGCAATGGGCCAGCCTCCCTCGACTTCCTCATCTGGCCCGGCTGCAACCTCCCAGCTTGTGGGGGCCAAGGGATTCGCCCAGGTCCACGGCAAGCCGGTCATCAGCATCACCTCACAGCCACTGGGGCCAAGAATCATCACGCCCCCATCCTTCGATGGTACCACCATGAGTTTCGTGGTGGAGCACAGATGA
- the C6H4orf54 gene encoding uncharacterized protein C4orf54 homolog isoform X2, giving the protein MLSLHFWVSPGRATDAAPSVTNGIRSHSCSQCQANNCTGKLSYKTLAAIAAGAAGPPAQTTTATSATPSRGLPISLGFAQAPPQGLKKLKLSAAAASPAGGAVQARGSFLQATLRPRGSRSRIQDTSSSHHCLLLSLRPGEGISMEVTTPDPAGLPKLSEIEDGEGSRQGSLKQQQQPKLPKPSGEAKYVEICGPAGAVRESPGSLSLALEGGPEKPESRASSPVDESPAPTPRTPTSQELASFQLSCSPGGSKSFTSFSSASSSSPATDKVGEACSPHLDDPTTSRGGPASLSSSLGFESESGEGSDSETSCPEDYNPAHQPRGGEGGKTRGEAGRGGPAGFRATPAKAQGHSHPPPREEAHYITTHEIQLSEVEQDTDFDLGLASRWDFEDNNVIYSFVDYASFGGSDETPGDTTTPTEDSCYLSTGPSTSATRSPTPISSEPGQATTANDNGQDTSSTEVGSTFSESDTDSVAAATPPGEPPGETQKAVPAVAAAAAAAAAAAAPSSCGNAPGQIRLSIKPTSRAINEPSNVRAKQNIIHAAKHEGEMSLRVSAAADHSSSLPKPHSAAATAPDHAKKFIALPARLQTRCGAIRAKELVDYSSGASSAVSELDDADKEVRNLTSRAFRSLAYPYFEALNISSRASSTALSDVGFGRWSTFLDLKCGGLGARVEQSLLKNSAASVAAGLRKGTGARPSADQLYIQSKKSQTKALEFVVSKVDGEITHVETPLCFQKQVQSGSRVVTLLETLNLRSESKASSAAGGLRKGPSKAPGSVYTDDGLETSESSKPSSRAEGTQKKSKFASSLLKNVISKKMQREQEFKMERGEVSDTSHRKNTSGSSREPEDPSGWEKPPEKGLQRQSSHYSEASSEYTVVSVSDAGEDTPVSENKSPVFQASSPRESNASSSRPSADRRPEEVCGIKKSASETVKGIFLRSQNSAFRSWKEKEAEKLEEKAPIRKLKLSRGGDWRADLGEISASKSTIMSRLFVPHIQHTPKDKQPGKQATKYPTAQTTSTAVVKPKVPEIKIRLGSVQEPSADFNIAKLLTPKLAGGSSTSTLFRTIEDNTRAQQKLFRGDNLEKVPQFQVRDVRDKSKTQGPLHQGSHLPVLKIVSKTSAQRTPEKPKEEEAKEEVKVPKPSRNALEKLTAAVRSMEELYSFNRYEWKRKSDPLPMMTDSHVLSLIESEEREGSGGEVGKPAKRLGEVEERGPGGKSGVVMRGVAPERLQRRNSNPSAESVSARAAAFENMARERPRSLYIPPAHKDVERTQPLQPLPPLPSTRNTFTVSTQKTAVVAGGVAGKFPQGPAQESSSLAKGIKTQGLRSLKISPATRTLPAEATSKKLGSDGEKGLDSASSDSGNYLTSPLKGNVGGAEVPGRAGAAASSAATLCSLPPLSARSQVPSSAKGAQSSGVSRPSWRNKTDNARDPATTAPTVPQTPEHPPTAVYHQQSLPFTLHGAQPQVLCFSPPSISAPPPAAAAPGPTDPFQQPQPQQTQRKMLLDLTTGQYYLVDTPVQPMTRRLFDPETGQYVDVPMTSQQPAVAPMSLPVPPLAMSPSAYGPTYMIYPGFLPPMLPHNALQPTTLAHAPGGSELSPMTRDPSGKDAVAPRDMAFAETPYFIAMGQPPSTSSSGPAATSQLVGAKGFAQVHGKPVISITSQPLGPRIITPPSFDGTTMSFVVEHR; this is encoded by the exons ATGCTTTCCCTTCATTTCTGGGTGTCTCCGGGTCGGGCTACAGATGCTGCTCCTTCTGTTACCAATGGCATTCGGTCTCATAGCTGCAGCCAGTGCCAAGCCAACAACTGTACGGGAAAGCTCAGCTACAAGACCCTGGCAGCTATCGCGGCAGGAGCAGCAGGCCCCCCAGCACAGACCACTACAGCCACCTCCGCCACCCCATCCAGGGGCCTTCCTATCTCCCTTGGGTTTGCCCAGGCCCCGCCACAGGGGCTAAAGAAGTTGAAGCTCTCAGCCGCAGCAGCGTCCCCAGCTGGGGGGGCAGTCCAGGCACGTGGGTCCTTTCTCCAGGCAACTCTTCGTCCCAGAGGGAGCCGGAGCAGGATCCAAGACACCTCCAGCTCTCACCACTGCCTCCTCCTGTCACTGCGGCCTGGGGAAGGGATCAGTATGGAAGTGACCACTCCTGACCCAGCGGGGCTGCCCAAACTGAGTGAGATCGAGGATGGGGAGGGCAGCAGACAAGGCAGCCTCAAGCAACAACAGCAGCCCAAGCTTCCAAAGCCATCCGGAGAAGCCAAATATGTGGAGATCTGTGGCCCTGCTGGAGCAGTCAGAGAAAGCCCTGGGTCTTTGAGCTTAGCTCTAGAGGGTGGCCCTGAGAAGCCAGAGAGCAGAGCTAGCAGCCCCGTGGATGAGTCCCCTGCCCCCACTCCCCGGACTCCTACCTCCCAGGAACTTGCCAGCTTCCAGCTCTCCTGCAGCCCCGGGGGTTCCaagtcttttacttctttctcctctgcctcctcttcctccccagcAACGGACAAGGTAGGGGAAGCCTGCTCTCCCCACCTGGATGACCCGACCACATCCAGGGGTGGGCCAGCCTCATTGTCTTCTTCCTTAGGTTTCGAGAGTGAGAGCGGTGAGGGCAGTGACAGTGAAACCAGCTGCCCTGAGGATTACAACCCAGCCCACCAGCCCAGAGGGGGTGAAGGAGGAAAAACCAGAGGAGAAGCAGGAAGAGGAGGACCAGCAGGGTTCAGGGCCACCCCTGCCAAGGCCCAGGGCCACAGCCACCCCCCACCGCGAGAGGAGGCTCACTATATCACCACCCATGAGATCCAGCTGAGTGAAGTCGAACAGGACACAGACTTTGACCTCGGATTGGCCTCCCGCTGGGACTTCGAGGACAACAACGTGATCTACTCATTCGTTGACTACGCTTCCTTTGGTGGCAGCGATGAGACCCCCGGGGACACCACGACCCCGACGGAAGACAGCTGCTACCTGAGCACCGGCCCCAGCACCAGTGCCACCAGGTCTCCCACCCCCATTAGCAGTGAGCCAGGGCAGGCCACCACAGCCAACGACAACGGCCAGGACACCAGCAGCACTGAAGTGGGCAGCACCTTCTCTGAAAGCGACACCGATTCTGTGGCTGCCGCTACCCCCCCAGGCGAGCCCCCAGGCGAGACCCAGAAGGCAGTtccagcagtagcagcagcagcagcagcagcagcagcagcagcagccccaAGCAGCTGTGGGAATGCTCCAGGCCAGATCCGCCTATCAATCAAACCAACTTCCCGGGCTATAAATGAGCCTAGCAACGTGCGGGCAAAGCAAAACATTATTCACGCTGCCAAGCATGAAGGCGAAATGAGCCTCCGAGTCTCCGCAGCTGCTGACCACAGTTCAAGCTTGCCCAAGCCGCACTCAGCTGCAGCCACAGCTCCAGACCATGCTAAGAAGTTTATCGCCCTACCTGCCCGCCTGCAGACCAGGTGCGGCGCCATCCGCGCCAAAGAGCTGGTGGATTACTCCAGCGGCGCGTCCAGTGCAGTCAGCGAACTGGACGATGCAGATAAGGAGGTCCGCAACCTGACTTCCCGAGCCTTCCGCAGCCTGGCTTACCCTTACTTTGAGGCCCTCAACATCAGCTCCAGAGCCTCCTCCACAGCCCTCTCAGACGTTGGCTTCGGGCGCTGGTCCACCTTCTTGGACTTAAAATGCGGGGGTCTCGGAGCCAGAGTGGAGCAGAGCCTGCTCAAGAACAGTGCGGCCTCTGTGGCTGCGGGCTTGCGCAAGGGCACTGGGGCCAGGCCCTCGGCAGACCAACTCTATATCCAGTCCAAGAAGTCCCAGACCAAGGCCCTGGAGTTTGTGGTCAGCAAAGTGGATGGGGAGATCACCCACGTGGAGACACCGCTGTGCTTTCAGAAACAGGTCCAAAGTGGCTCCCGCGTTGTCACCCTTTTGGAGACACTAAATTTACGCAGCGAGAGCAAAGCGAGCTCTGCTGCTGGGGGCTTGAGAAAAGGCCCCAGCAAAGCCCCAGGGTCAGTTTACACAGATGATGGCTTGGAGACCTCAGAAAGCAGCAAGCCTTCCTCTCGGGCCGAAGGAACACAGAAGAAGTCCAAATTTGCTTCCAGCCTTCTCAAAAATGTCATCTCCAAGAAAATGCAGAGGGAGCAGGAGTTCAAAATGGAGAGAGGGGAAGTCTCAGACACATCTCACAGGAAGAACACCTCTGGCTCCTCCAGGGAGCCCGAGGATCCCTCGGGTTGGGAGAAGCCACCTGAGAAGGGTCTGCAAAGACAGAGCTCCCATTACTCAGAGGCCAGTTCTGAGTACACTGTGGTGAGTGTCTCAGATGCTGGTGAGGACACTCCAGTCTCTGAAAACAAATCTCCAGTTTTTCAAGCGAGCTCTCCCCGGGAAAGCAATGCCAGCTCCAGCCGACCCAGTGCTGACCGCCGGCCGGAAGAAGTGTGTGGGATTAAGAAGAGTGCCTCCGAAACGGTCAAGGGCATCTTTCTGCGCAGCCAGAACAGTGCGTTTAGGTCCTGGAAGGAGAAGGAGGCTGAGAAACTGGAGGAGAAGGCCCCCATCCGGAAACTGAAGCTCTCCAGAGGTGGGGACTGGAGAGCTGACCTTGGGGAGATTTCAGCCAGCAAGTCCACAATCATGTCCCGCCTCTTCGTCCCCCACATCCAGCACACTCCCAAAGACAAGCAGCCAGGAAAGCAGGCCACCAAATATCCTACGGCTCAGACTACCTCCACAGCTGTGGTCAAGCCCAAAGTCCCTGAAATCAAGATCCGCCTGGGCAGCGTACAGGAGCCCAGTGCCGACTTTAATATAGCCAAGTTACTCACCCCAAAGTTGGCAGGCGGCAGTAGCACGTCAACCCTTTTTAGGACCATCGAGGACAACACCAGAGCGCAGCAGAAGCTTTTCAGGGGGGACAACTTGGAAAAGGTGCCCCAGTTCCAGGTCCGGGATGTAAGGGATAAGTCCAAGACTCAAGGGCCACTCCACCAG GGTTCCCACCTGCCTGTCCTAAAGATCGTCTCCAAGACATCTGCCCAGAGGACACCAGAAAAGCCCAAAGAAGAAGAGGCCAAGGAGGAGGTCAAAGTCCCGAAGCCCTCCCGCAATGCCCTGGAGAAGCTCACAGCGGCGGTGAGATCCATGGAGGAACTGTATAGCTTCAATAGGTATGAATGGAAACGCAAGAGTGACCCATTGCCCATGATGACTGACAGTCACGTGCTGTCCCTCATTGAGAGTGAAGAACGGGAAGGAAGTGGAGGGGAGGTAGGAAAGCCAGCCAAGAGGTTGGGCGAGGTAGAAGAACGAGGACCAGGGGGGAAGAGCGGGGTGGTCATGAGGGGGGTGGCCCCTGAACGCCTTCAGCGGAGAAACTCCAACCCCAGTGCTGAAAGCGTGTCCGCCAGGGCTGCAGCCTTCGAGAACATGGCTAGGGAAAGGCCCCGATCCCTCTACATTCCCCCAGCTCACAAAGACGTGGAGAGGACCCAACCTCTGCAGCCCTTACCTCCCTTACCTAGCACTCGAAATACCTTCACAGTAAGTACTCAGAAAACAGCTGTGGTGGCAGGCGGGGTCGCAGGCAAGTTCCCTCAAGGACCTGCCCAGGAAAGTTCTTCCTTGGCAAAAGGGATCAAGACCCAGGGGCTCCGATCCCTAAAGATCTCTCCAGCCACCCGAACACTGCCAGCTGAAGCCACTAGCAAGAAACTCGGCAGCGATGGGGAGAAGGGCTTGGACTCAGCCAGCAGTGACAGTGGGAACTACCTGACCAGCCCTCTCAAAGGGAACGTGGGGGGTGCCGAGGTACCTGGAAGAGCTGGAGCCGCGGCTTCTTCTGCTGCCACCCTCTGTAGCCTGCCGCCCTTGAGTGCCCGCAGCCAGGTCCCCAGCAGTGCCAAGGGTGCCCAGAGCAGTGGGGTCAGCCGGCCCAGCTGGCGTAATAAGACAGATAATGCTCGAGACCCGGCCACCACTGCCCCGACGGTACCTCAGACCCCTGAGCATCCCCCTACAGCTGTCTATCACCAGCAGTCACTGCCCTTCACCCTACATGGGGCCCAACCACAGGTACTGTGCTTCTCCCCTCCCAGCATCTCTGCCCCACCCCCTGCAGCAGCAGCTCCAGGCCCAACAGACCCCTTCCAGCAGCCACAGCCTCAGCAAACTCAGAGAAAGATGCTACTCGATCTGACCACTGGCCAGTACTACCTGGTAGACACGCCAGTTCAACCCATGACAAGGCGGCTATTTGATCCAGAGACTGGGCAGTATGTAGATGTCCCCATGACCTCTCAGCAGCCAGCAGTGGCTCCCATGTCCCTCCCGGTCCCCCCTTTAGCTATGAGCCCCAGTGCCTATGGCCCCACCTACATGATCTACCCTGGGTTCCTGCCCCCGATGCTGCCCCACAATGCCCTGCAGCCAACAACCCTAGCCCATGCTCCTGGAGGGAGTGAGCTCTCTCCCATGACTAGAGACCCCTCTGGCAAAGATGCAGTAGCCCCCAGAGATATGGCTTTTGCTGAGACCCCGTATTTCATTGCAATGGGCCAGCCTCCCTCGACTTCCTCATCTGGCCCGGCTGCAACCTCCCAGCTTGTGGGGGCCAAGGGATTCGCCCAGGTCCACGGCAAGCCGGTCATCAGCATCACCTCACAGCCACTGGGGCCAAGAATCATCACGCCCCCATCCTTCGATGGTACCACCATGAGTTTCGTGGTGGAGCACAGATGA